In Conger conger chromosome 5, fConCon1.1, whole genome shotgun sequence, the DNA window atatgtatattagcTTTAGCAATagctttaaataaatgttataaaaaACCAAAATCAGGTCCTAAAAAATGTCATATATCAAAAATGTGTTGATGTTGGATAGGGTAGCCCTTTACAATACAATGGCATTCTTGCAGTGCATTAGCTTTGTAAATCCCATacgaataataatattaataccatatgtaatgtcatataatatttatttatttacttactttcgGAAGAAATTGTTACTGTGTATtaaccacaaacaaacacacacacacatacacacacacacacctagacacacctacacacacacaaatacacacgcacacacacacacacacacatacacacacacatatatacatacacacatacacagacaggctacatcatcactcacacacaaacacacacacaaaccccatcctcctcaacctcacataagcctataaaacataaatatatagaCAACTGTACAGTTGAACCCAGTCAAATGACAAACACAGCATACATTTGGTTAAATAAAACATCCAAGTGAATAATTATCACTACTTTGAGCAAAACCTGAAAAATACAGATGCAGGGACAAATAGGCCCAATATGCAGAATGTCCCCTTTAACACACGATGTCCACTACAGTGGACAGATGCTTTTTCAGTCACAGGAAAAGACAACCTTATTTAACTAAACTTTTTTTACCTATCTGCACAGCTTCTATCTGCAAGGTtgacattaatgccatttggtaGATAatcctatccagagcgaagtgcagttgattagactaaacaggagacaatcctcccctggagcaatgcagggtgaagggccttgctcaagggctcaatggctgtgctgatcttatcgtggctacaccggggatcaaaccactgacctcgCGTGacccagacatgtaccttaaccactacgctacaggccgcccgattTAGCTCAGATTTATGGTGTTTCTCCgctttcctttcattttgaatgtatgATGTCATAGCTCAAACAGACAATGATACATAAGGACAGGAATCATATCACATTTTATTAAGACTCGAGAGGGTGCAACCACTGCTGGCTTGGGCATGTaaacacaaactaaattatTACAAATGGCTTCTAAATATCTGTCCACTGTAGTGGACACCATGCATGAAAGGGCTAACCCTGTTATacatgtgtccagtgtgtggatgttgtatGAAAGGGTTAACATTGTTAtaccagtgtgtggatgttgtatGGAAGGGTTATacatgtgtccagtgtgtggatgttgcatcaaagggttaacagtgtgtggatgttcacTGATGTAAATTGGACAAAAACACTTTCCCTGCAAGATCCTGCTGGATAACGTTTCGAAGAGATATTTGCAACTTACATGAAAAGGTAGCTTAGAGAATACTATATTGTATCAATGAATGTGGgtgagcattaacagcagtctGTATAGagtcccacagacacagagtgaacaggtcttacctgcaggaatgagacatcttcagctcccagctcctgttttatggctctgatctgttctgaaagggatgatatctcttctgtcatcttctcaatcttctcTTTCATCatctgactcttctgctcctcttcctccctcagtgcagtgatcctggctgcctcttcatcttttaggaactgctgaagtttctcaaactccatccttatctgtctctctgtgtactgggcctggctctggaataaacattattcaccatcatttcagcacaatccagtgctgcattttcaacactgtgatttaaaggcctcagtacagtaccttgatgtgcttTGCCGTTTGATCACAGATtagtttcactgcattaaaggctcttagcttctcctgcagtggagccagtgcagtcctgagtttcCCCTGGAAAGAAATGAGAGTCCAACAGAGAGTAAGCTTCACTGcctacacagacagcacaagagcccctgttcagacagagaggagccagaatggagactCAGGTCACAACTTGTGTAAAAACAATGTGTTAATTGACACATACATATCTGTGCATTGATTCTATGACAGGTAAACAGGAATGACTACAGCAAATTACTGCACAGATATTCTGTCGAAGGGTCTAAGGTCCAGGAATGTGTAAATTAAATTGTTCCAAGTTTCATGTAGTGTTTAGTCTCTTTATGACACAATGACCTGCCCTGTAAggccacatacactcagtgagcactttattaggtatttattagacttgtttcttagacttctgctgctgtagcctatccagttagaggTTTCatgtgttgcgtgttcagagatgctcttctgcataccactgttgtaacgggtggttatttgcattactgtcaccttcctgtcagctttgaccagtctggccattcttgtctctaattaacaaggtgcttctgtctgcagaactgctgctcactggatttttttggtttttcgcgccattctctgcaaacactagagactgatgtgtgtgaaaatcccaagagatcagcagtttctgagatacttgaaccactctgtctggcaccaagaatTATTCCACGTttaagtcacttagatcacatttcttccccattctgacatttggtctgaaaaacagctgcaccTCTTGACCATCTCTGCAtggtttcattcattcagttgctgccacatgtttggctgattaaatatttgcctaaACAAGCTGATGTAGAGGTCAGTGATCACCTGAATGTATATCTGATCGTGAACTTTGACCCCTCCTGTcccatgctgagcactgctccctaacacagctctgagaatgtctccacactcctgcccctccctcctgtctctctgtcagtcatgtgaTACGTAGTGAGGAGCTTAAACTGCAGTCAGGCCTAAGAACTAAAATGGATCCTTTTGAGGTTATAACCCTTTGGAAATACAATAACTACTTCATTAGAAATTCacaatcataaaaaatattaagattcaatattaattatatttccagcacaaatatagatatatatttagTTCCAATGCCCTGTAGATGACAGCACTACAAAGCTtaacttaaattaaaatgtaagtgAAATTTGTAAATTATAAAAGTCATTAAAATCTAAATCATATTATGAGACAGTTACCTTATTttcttctgcagcctcctgaactggtcgAAATTTGTGGTTGTCgtgtttttttgaagtttgacagaCAAAGCAGACGGGTATTTGATCctccaaacagaagagtttgagtttctcactgtgcagactgcagagcacttcagatcctgcttcagctctctgacttctctcctttaagaacgACTCACAGGTATTCCTCAGAGACAAGTTACAGGGAGGAAGATCGCTagaagatcttctcctgcaaactgggcactcctgaGATCCCTTGTCTCTCCACCaatgctgcagacaggccttacagaagctgtgactgcatctcaggacaacaggatccctgaagatttcagagcacacaggacaggagaggtcctcttccaggagagaaggtccagacgccattctgtcccgtctgttctgagctcagtaatggcttctgctaaatctgtagttttgtttcacttttactttctgCTGTTACACAAGCTGcagttgaaaataataaatgtctttaaattTCTGTTTCTCAGTCTGTTTTTGTTCCTGTATAAATTATCTATAACTAATTACGTTTATGAGCTTATAAATTCCTTAATTTCTGGAAAATATACAGTGAAAACATATCATAAGATCCCCAGTTCCAAAGCTTCGTCTTAGTACGAGAAACTGTATTTCGCTCTTCCTGTTAGACACACCGtttccagcagggggcagcactgtGTCACTGAGGTCTGAACGGCTGATCTGCCAGCCCTGTTCTTCAGATTCTGTCAGTTCTCTCCTGTGTTCATTAAAATGGAGTCGCATTCCCCAGATAATCCCAAGCACACACCCTCCCTTACAAACATgattcacacacagatgcagagcTGGAGTCCACAATCCATTCCTCTTCATAATATCttcactgatgaagctaatgtgGAGAGCTGTGCTtcagaatagctcatctacagcactgatgaagctaatggagagagctgtgctttagaatagctcatctacagcgctgatgaagctaatggagagagctgtgctttagaatagctcatctacagcgctgatgaagctaatggagagagctgtgctttagaatagctcatctacagcactgatgaagctaatggagagcaGTGCTtcagaatagctcatctacagcactgatgaagctaatggagagagctgtgctttagaatagctcatctacagcactgatgaagctaatggagagagatgtgctttagaatagctcatctacagcactgatgaagctaatggagagagctgtgctttagaatagctaatctacagcactgatgaagctaatggagagagctgtgctttagaatcgTGTAACAAGTCTGCACCCTTGTTATGTGGGATTTCCAGTAGCGTGCACACGTTCTTTGTCAGTTGGCAAAGACAGGAGACCATGGATGGTAATGAAGTTCCATTTATTGTAAAATGGATTCTGCATCGTCAGCTGTTCGACCGTTGTTTCGATAGAAATACTCAAGATACAACTTGAGAAAGACAAAATAACCCGCGAATACATCATGCTAGCACCAGTTACTGGGTGAAACACACCGCCGCTTGCCGGGCTGATAGATTTCTACTAAAGGAAGGATAATCGTCTCAGAGTTTCACCGACCTGGACTTCAACAACCGAGTACATGAACAACGCGCCTCGCTTTTCGCGGGCCAGGGTTTTATACCCAAATGTATCGCTTAATGCAGTTCTCACTTAGGTTCGCTCCGGACTGCTTAAACTAGTTGTGTTTTTCACCCTAattttttacacacaaaaataacatttacaatacAATGCAGATCTATAAACAACCAGGTTCATTACAAAGTGCATGCAAACCCTTGACAGCATATGCTATCGCGAACACTTAATGTTGCGTAATGTTATTGCAACGTAAAACACGTTAaattctgcaaaaaaaacattttcagggtGAAGACGTTGAACTTGTGACAGTATGTTCGCTAGCGCCCAATGGGCATCTCGCCCTACACAGCAGAACGTACAGCGAACACAAATCTGTCACAATAGCTAATCAACAGCACCGATGAAGCTAATGTCcgataaacttttttttttccgatAAACATTTTGTAAAGAACAGATTTACTTTTTCCAGACACGTGTAGCCACTTCTTAAAAACGGTTCGGCTCTCAAGGTGAAAACTCAACTTGATGAGGAAGGATAATCATGGAGCTAATGTTGCGCTGTGCTTCAGGGCAggttcagagtgtgtgagccaCACTGGTTGAAGGATCTGCACGAGACACACACAGTCGGACGCCTGTAAGTGAGCCCTCGTTCAGAAATGCAGTTCAGCATTAAGGGTGAGTGGAGAACTGGTTGTGTGGTACAGACTTGACAGAAACGCAAAGACTCAGGCACCAAAGGTCAGAGATTATGCACACGTTTCTTTATTGTTACTACAGAGAGCAGGAGCAAAGGAAAACTCCAAACACTGGGCAGCTCCTGAAACAACTGCCTGAAATAATCATTCTTCTCTGTGGGGAACAGCAACCATCCATAAATAAaagacagacgcacagacagacgGCCGGACGCGGACGCGCTCCCTCTCACTTGCGGTACCAGATCCTCATCTTCTTCTCCCGCTTGATCTTCTTCTGCAGCTGCAGGGTGCCGTACAGGAGGGCCTCCGCGGTGGGCGGGCAGCCTGCGAGagccaggggtcagaggtcacagcacAGCCAGACCGCATCCGCTCACACGGAGGGGTCAGAATTTGGAAAAATTTCATTTTGGGAATTTTGGACATTTTTGGTTTTCGTCTTGATTTTTTTGTACAATATCTTGGCTCTCATAATTTACTTTTATGGTCTGCATGACTTCAAGTggcaagagtaaatgttcataGTAGAAATtgagttttaaagggtttatccGTTAGCCCAGTGTCGatagtctcccagcctcacgtGACTACCGTCTCGCAACGAAACTTTGAAGCCGTTTCtcttaaaaacatggtttggtggcactaaAAATGCAACGGGACACAACCCttttgatatctggagtagagagattAGAAAGCTTATAGTCTCTTCTTTCGTAGTCATttataaaactcaaaatacattttggggtaATATGTGACTGATTTTGATGGAGCAGGTTGTGAAAAATGTGGAAAAGCATATACcttgtgtttattgtttattattgataatttaataatactaataataaaatgCACGCGGTCTTACCTGGAACGTATATGTCCACGGGCACGATGCGGTCACAGCCTCGCACCACAGAGTAAGAGTAGTGGTAATATCCCCCTCCGTTAGCGCAGCTGAGGGGAGCAGTACGTCACAcaaccaccagggggcagacaggccacagtcacacacaatggAAACCAGCGGTAACCaaaccatgttcctggagatctaccgtcctgcagATTTAACTCTTCTCATCCGAGAATAAGGTGTGGCAAATTAGGGTTcaaattaaaacctacaggatggcagatcCTGTGACGGTCTGTAAAAGGGTTGAGTACCACTTCTGTAAGTGTTTAAAATCCAATCAATTCAAACTAGAAAGGAGACCAATTGCTGAAATAAAGGAAATTAAAGGATTTTCCAAACAACATAGTGAAAAGACCAATCTGATGAAGACCCACATGGAGCAAAATGTCACTCAATGAAAACTAATGTAAACGATAAAGCTAACATGAACCCTTTAAATCTGACTGGTCTAATTAAAtaaagccattttgaaaataatgaatGTCAGTGCCTCACCTCCCCATTGAAATGACATATCTGGGCTCTGGCATCTGGTCAtacacctggagagagagagagagagagagagagagagagaatgggcaATGCAGGTCACACacctgaacagagagagagctgagtgTTCAGGTGGACTGAATGGACAGTTCACGCACAGTGAAACTACGTCCATTATGATATGACTAGTCTATTCCACGAGGCTGGAGGCAGCCTAGCACagtggagcaggagggagatggagtgtgtgtggggggggggagctgtagAGTAGCTGGCTAAGGCACACTGGGACCGGGAGTGTGTGACGCTACCTTGCGCAGGGCGGGGGCCATCTTGTTGGTGAGGGTGCCGGCGACGATCATGACGTCGGCCTGGCGGGGGCTGGCACGGAACACCACGCCGAAGCGGTCCATGTCGTACCGCGGAGCCGCCATGTGCATCATCTCCACCGCACAGCAGGCCAGCCCAAACGTCATGGGCCACAGAgagctctgcacacacacacacacaggcaggcacgtgcacacacacacatacacaggcacgcacaggcacacacaacacacgcacacacaggcacgcacgcacacacacacacacacaggcacgcacaggcacacacaacacacgcacacacaggcacgcacgcacacacacacacatacacacacacacacaggcacgcacgcacgcacacacacgcgcacacacgcacgcacaggcacgcacgcacacacacacacacacgcatacacacacgcacacacacacacacacacaggcacacgcacacacacacacacacacacaggcacacacacacacacaggcacgcacaggcacacacaacacacgcacacacaggcacgcacgcacacacacacacacacatacacacatacacgcacaggcacacacacacacacatgcacacaggcacacacacacaggcacacacacgcacgcacaacacacatacacaggcacacacaacacacgcacgcacaggcacgcacgcacacacacaggcaggcacgcacgcacacaggcacgcacgcacacaggcaggcacgcacgcacacaggcacaggcgcgcacacacacacacgcacgcacacacacacacgcacgcacacacacacgcacgcacacaggcacgcacgcacacaggcacgcacgcacgcgcacacacacacaggcacacacgcacacacaggcacgcacacatacacaggcaggcatgcacgcacacaggcacgcacgcacacacacacaggcacacacacacaggcacaacacacacgcacacacagacacgcgcacgcacgcacacacaggcaggcacacatacacgcacacacacacacacacgcacacacaggcacgcacgcacgcacaacacacacacacgcacacacaggcacgcacgcacacaggcacgcacgcacacacaggcacacacaggcacgcacgcacaacacacacgcacacacacacacaggcacacacatacacgcacgcacacatacacgcacgcacacacaggcacgcacgcacacacaggcacgcacgcacacacaggcacacacacacacacatacacgcacacacacacacacacgcacgcacacacaggcacgcacgcacacacacacaacacacgcacgcacacaggcacgcacacacaggcacacacgcacgcacacacacgcacgcacaacacacatacacacgcacgcacacacaggcacgcacgcacacacaacacacacacacacacacaacacacacacacacacacaacacatgcacgcacacacaacacacacacgcacgcacgcacgcacatacgtgcacaacacacacacacatgcacacacacacgtacgcgaacgcgcacacacacaacacacgcaaaATAAGATCAGAAACAGTTAAGATCCAAACAGAAACTGGAACAGTTTGCAAAACCTGCCACTGCTTACAAGTCCACAGTCTGCAATTCAACCCCATTGAAACAGCTCCATTTAAACTGAGAGACTGCCACAAACACATTTAACTGGAACACAGGTCCCAGAGAAAAAGCTGATATAACCGTCTGACAGCTGAGGTTTGTTTTCTGCAGCACTGCTCCCCCCGCCGCGGCTCAAGCCGTACCCTGCGCGCCCAGTTCACCAGGTCGTCCAACTTGGTGATCACATATTCTCCCTTATTGCTCGGCACAGCGGAAGCTTTGGTTGCAATGGCAGTGCTCTTCTCCCGAACCGGAACCACACTGAAATAGCAGAAAGGCCGTTATTTCCTCAGCACTGAGCGGCCAGGTCAAATCAGACGCACAGGTTAACTGGCCACAGTCCGCACCTGCTGGAGCTGTCGTTTGAGGCGCTCTGATGAAGTCCCTGCGTCCGCGCGCAGTATGCGGACGTAGGTCTgcgagggaggagagaagggaagTCGATAAATTAATTCCgatatttttttaactgatgCTCTGAACAACATTATGATAAAACAGTCGCCGGGGGTAGCGCTTTCACTTAGAATACTGTATTAACAATGTAACTATTGTGCAAAGCAAGCCTTGTTTCTTGTCACCAAATATCGCCGATATGTCACAAACTGTACGACGTATCAGATTATTCTCTAATTAAAAAGAATCGTGACAGTTCAAATTCAGACACTGTCATAGTTAAATGGTCTGCCAGGATTAGTACGTTTAATGATCCATATACACTGTGTGGTGACTCAAGTCTTGAATTAAACAATTTAGCAACGGGTGGTGATTAGCTCATAGATCGTGCCTGAATTGTGCACGACACTGTTTATTATGCTTGCAAGTCGTTTTATAAGAGTTAAGCATTTCGTAAGGTTACCTCAAGGAAAACGATCCAAAACGGATCAGGCGAGGAGCTGtgggaaataaacaaaacaagaaaaccgCTAAGTGTATGTGAAGTTCTGGATTGGTACGTTTATTACAAACGTCATGTTAGAAATATATGCAAAACAGCTGAATTTCATGTCAAAATGTGATTTCGTTAAGACCAACCTAACGGGCAAGCGTCCAATCTCAGACTAGACGCTAAATTAGCTACGCAACACACAAGGTCAGAAGTAT includes these proteins:
- the ndufs7 gene encoding NADH dehydrogenase [ubiquinone] iron-sulfur protein 7, mitochondrial, which gives rise to MAALVAPRLIRFGSFSLRPTSAYCARTQGLHQSASNDSSSSVVPVREKSTAIATKASAVPSNKGEYVITKLDDLVNWARRSSLWPMTFGLACCAVEMMHMAAPRYDMDRFGVVFRASPRQADVMIVAGTLTNKMAPALRKVYDQMPEPRYVISMGSCANGGGYYHYSYSVVRGCDRIVPVDIYVPGCPPTAEALLYGTLQLQKKIKREKKMRIWYRK